Proteins from a genomic interval of Pseudomonas anuradhapurensis:
- the tauB gene encoding taurine ABC transporter ATP-binding subunit: protein MALLELERISAQYPGAATPVLADINLSLGPRQLLVALGPSGSGKTSLLNLIAGFVAPSGGRITLDGMPVQGPGAERGVVFQDDALLPWQNVLANVAFGLELAGMPHAEREAKAREMLALVDLDGFAERRIWQLSGGQKQRVGLARALAADPRVLLMDEPFGALDAFTREQMQELLLQVWQRTAKPVFLITHDIEEAVFLASELVLLAPNPGRVVERLQLDFGQRHAAGEPARAIKSDPAFIETREHVLARVFSQRQSLQERV, encoded by the coding sequence ATGGCCTTGCTCGAGCTGGAGCGCATCAGCGCACAGTACCCCGGCGCCGCTACCCCGGTGCTGGCCGACATCAACCTGAGCCTGGGGCCGCGCCAATTGCTGGTGGCCCTGGGGCCTTCCGGCAGCGGCAAGACCTCGCTGCTCAACCTGATCGCCGGCTTCGTCGCCCCCAGCGGCGGGCGCATCACGCTGGACGGCATGCCCGTCCAGGGCCCCGGAGCCGAGCGTGGCGTGGTGTTCCAGGACGATGCCCTGCTGCCCTGGCAGAACGTGCTGGCCAATGTCGCCTTCGGCCTGGAACTGGCCGGCATGCCCCACGCCGAGCGCGAAGCCAAGGCCCGCGAAATGCTGGCCCTGGTCGACCTCGACGGTTTTGCCGAGCGACGTATCTGGCAATTGTCTGGCGGCCAGAAGCAGCGCGTGGGCCTGGCTCGGGCGCTGGCAGCCGACCCTCGGGTACTGCTGATGGACGAACCGTTCGGCGCGCTCGATGCCTTTACCCGCGAGCAGATGCAGGAGCTGTTGCTGCAGGTGTGGCAACGCACCGCCAAGCCGGTGTTCCTGATTACCCATGACATCGAAGAAGCGGTGTTTCTGGCCAGCGAGCTGGTGCTGCTGGCACCCAACCCAGGTCGCGTGGTGGAACGCCTGCAACTGGATTTCGGCCAGCGCCATGCGGCCGGCGAACCGGCCCGGGCGATCAAGTCCGACCCGGCCTTCATCGAAACCCGCGAGCATGTGCTGGCGCGGGTGTTCTCGCAACGGCAAAGCCTGCAGGAGCGCGTATGA
- the epsC gene encoding serine O-acetyltransferase EpsC, with protein sequence MSEQPSSGHWQLQSIVAGLRGAREQWRTRNGRSSGEQGGRELPSREAMRQILEQLCGALFPMRLGPVDLREESEDFYVGHTLDAALTALLAQARLELRYAARQNKAELADVDAHALRLVQGFAAALPGLRVLLDTDVLAAYHGDPAARSVDEVLLCYPGILAIIHHRLAHHLYQAGLPLLARISSELAHSATGIDIHPGAQIGPSFFIDHGTGVVIGETAIIGQRVRIYQAVTLGAKRFPSDESGTLHKGLPRHPIVEDDVVIYAGATVLGRITIGKGSTIGGNVWLTRSVPADSNITQANLQLDCQDKN encoded by the coding sequence GTGAGCGAACAACCTTCATCCGGGCACTGGCAGTTGCAGAGCATCGTCGCCGGTCTGCGCGGCGCCCGTGAACAATGGCGTACGCGCAATGGCCGCAGCAGTGGCGAGCAAGGCGGGCGTGAGTTGCCTTCGCGCGAGGCGATGCGGCAGATTCTCGAGCAACTGTGCGGCGCGCTGTTCCCCATGCGCCTTGGCCCGGTCGACCTGCGTGAAGAAAGTGAAGACTTCTACGTAGGCCATACCCTGGATGCCGCGCTGACCGCCTTGCTGGCCCAGGCCCGCCTGGAGCTGCGCTACGCCGCGCGGCAAAACAAGGCCGAACTGGCCGACGTCGACGCCCATGCGCTGCGCCTGGTCCAGGGCTTTGCCGCCGCTCTGCCGGGCCTGCGCGTGCTGCTCGATACCGACGTGCTGGCCGCCTACCACGGTGACCCGGCGGCGCGCAGCGTCGATGAAGTGCTGCTGTGCTACCCCGGCATCCTGGCGATCATCCACCACCGCCTGGCGCACCACTTGTACCAGGCCGGCTTGCCGCTGCTGGCGCGGATCAGCTCGGAGCTGGCGCATTCGGCCACGGGCATCGACATCCACCCCGGGGCACAGATCGGCCCAAGCTTCTTCATCGACCATGGTACCGGTGTGGTGATCGGCGAAACCGCGATCATCGGTCAGCGCGTGCGCATCTACCAGGCCGTGACCCTGGGAGCCAAGCGCTTCCCCAGCGACGAGTCGGGGACCCTGCACAAAGGCCTGCCGCGTCACCCGATCGTCGAAGACGATGTGGTCATCTATGCCGGCGCCACGGTCCTGGGGCGGATCACCATCGGCAAAGGCTCGACCATCGGCGGCAATGTGTGGCTGACCCGTAGCGTGCCGGCCGACAGCAACATTACCCAGGCCAACCTGCAGCTGGATTGCCAGGACAAGAATTGA
- the tauC gene encoding taurine ABC transporter permease TauC: MSSLDLPVTGKHNTQPRPVARLRAPLATRWISTLTLAGLLLAWWLVTAAGWIEPLFLPSPADIGARAWTLLTQGYMDASLWQHLGASLRRIGVALLAATLTAIPVGIAIGYNRVARGILDPLIEFYRPIPPLAYLPLIVIWCGIGELSKVLLIYLAIFAPIAIATATGVRTVDPAKLRAAQSLGATRAQLIRHVILPSALPDILTGLRIGLGVGWSTLVAAELIAATSGLGFMVQSAAQFLVTDVVVLGILLIALIAFALEMGLRALQRKLVPWHGQSH; this comes from the coding sequence ATGAGCAGCCTGGACCTGCCGGTTACCGGCAAACACAACACCCAACCCCGGCCAGTCGCGAGGCTGCGCGCCCCCCTGGCCACCCGCTGGATCAGCACGCTGACCCTGGCCGGCCTGCTGCTGGCCTGGTGGCTGGTGACCGCAGCCGGCTGGATCGAGCCGCTGTTCCTGCCCTCGCCGGCCGATATCGGGGCCAGGGCCTGGACCTTGCTGACCCAGGGCTACATGGACGCCAGCCTGTGGCAGCACCTGGGTGCCAGCCTGAGACGCATCGGCGTAGCCCTGCTGGCCGCCACCCTTACTGCCATTCCGGTGGGCATCGCCATCGGCTACAACCGCGTAGCGCGTGGCATTCTCGACCCGTTGATCGAGTTCTACCGGCCGATCCCACCGCTGGCCTACCTGCCACTGATCGTCATCTGGTGCGGCATCGGCGAGCTGTCGAAGGTGCTGCTGATCTACCTGGCGATCTTCGCGCCTATCGCCATTGCCACAGCCACCGGCGTGCGCACGGTCGACCCGGCCAAGCTGCGCGCGGCGCAATCATTGGGCGCTACCAGGGCCCAGCTGATCCGCCATGTGATCCTGCCCAGCGCCTTGCCGGACATCCTCACCGGCCTGCGTATCGGCCTGGGGGTTGGCTGGTCGACCCTGGTGGCCGCAGAGCTGATCGCGGCTACCAGCGGCCTGGGCTTCATGGTGCAGTCGGCGGCGCAGTTCCTGGTAACCGATGTGGTGGTGCTGGGCATCCTGCTGATCGCCCTGATCGCCTTCGCCCTGGAGATGGGCCTGCGCGCCCTGCAACGCAAACTGGTGCCGTGGCACGGGCAAAGCCACTGA
- the tauD gene encoding taurine dioxygenase: MSLTITPLSPALGAQISGVDLSRDISTAQRDAIEQALLQHQVLFFRDQPITPQQQARFAARFGDLHIHPIYPNVPETPQVLILDTAVTDVRDNAVWHTDVTFLPTPALGAVLSAKQLPAYGGDTLWASGIAAFEALSAPLRELLDGLSATHDFTKSFPLERFGTTPEDLARWEATRRNNPPLSHPVVRTHPVSGRKALFVNEGFTTRINELSELESEALLKLLFAHATRPEFSIRWRWQEHDVAFWDNRVTQHFAVDDYRPNRRVMHRATILGDAPL; this comes from the coding sequence ATGAGCCTGACCATCACCCCACTCAGCCCGGCGCTCGGCGCCCAGATCAGCGGCGTGGACCTCAGCCGCGACATCAGCACCGCGCAGCGCGACGCCATCGAACAGGCGTTGCTGCAGCACCAGGTGCTGTTCTTCCGCGACCAACCGATAACCCCACAACAGCAGGCACGCTTTGCTGCCCGCTTCGGCGACCTGCATATCCACCCGATCTACCCCAACGTGCCGGAAACCCCGCAGGTGCTGATCCTCGATACGGCGGTCACCGATGTGCGCGACAATGCCGTGTGGCACACCGATGTGACCTTCCTGCCGACCCCGGCACTGGGTGCGGTACTCAGCGCCAAGCAGCTGCCGGCCTACGGTGGCGATACCCTGTGGGCCAGCGGGATCGCGGCCTTCGAAGCGTTGTCGGCGCCCCTGCGCGAGCTGCTCGACGGGCTCAGTGCCACCCATGACTTCACCAAGTCGTTCCCACTGGAGCGCTTTGGTACCACGCCAGAGGACCTGGCGCGCTGGGAAGCCACGCGGCGCAACAACCCGCCTTTGTCGCACCCGGTGGTGCGTACGCATCCGGTGAGCGGGCGCAAGGCGTTGTTCGTCAATGAAGGCTTCACCACACGTATCAATGAACTGAGCGAGCTGGAAAGCGAAGCGCTGCTGAAGCTGCTGTTCGCCCATGCCACGCGGCCGGAGTTCAGTATCCGCTGGCGCTGGCAGGAGCATGATGTGGCGTTCTGGGACAACCGCGTGACCCAGCATTTTGCCGTGGATGATTACCGGCCGAACCGGCGGGTCATGCATCGGGCGACCATTCTGGGGGATGCGCCCCTCTGA
- the betT gene encoding choline transporter BetT, with the protein MNPPVFYFAASFILLFGLVVIANPRSAGDWLLAAQNWAANTVGWYYMLAMTLYLVFVVVTALSGYGKIKLGADHDEPEFSYLSWAGMLFAAGISITLFFFCVSEPLTHMLQPPQGEAGTAEAGRQAMQILFLHWGLHGWGVFAFVGMALAYFAYRHNLPLALRSALYPLIGKRINGPIGYAVDGFGIIATVFGLGADMGFGVLHLNAGLDYLFGISHSQWVQVLLIVLMMGAAVAVAVAGVEKGVRVMSDINLFLACALLLFVLFAGPTQHLFNTLIQNLGDYLGALPRKSFDVYAYGENSGWLGGWTVFYWAWWIAWAPFVGLFIARISRGRTIREFVFGVLLIPLGFTLAWMSIFGNSALDQVINHGMTALGQSALDNPAMSLYLLLETYPWSKTVIAVTVFISFVFFVTSADSGTVVLSTLSATGGDADEDGPNWLRIFWGAMTALITSALLFAGSIDSLKSAVVLTSLPFSLILLCMMWGLHKAFYLESQRQIAQMHSLAPFAQSRRGRGGWRQRLSQAVHFPSRDEVYRFMDDVVRPAIADVRDVFEQKGLVLITQDDPSHDNVSLKIGHGEEQPFIYQVQMRGYFTPSFALGGLGTQELKNRRYYRAEVHLSEGSQNYDLVGYSREQIINDILDQYERHMQFLHLVR; encoded by the coding sequence ATGAACCCCCCAGTGTTCTATTTCGCGGCGAGTTTCATCCTGCTCTTCGGCCTCGTGGTCATTGCCAACCCGCGCAGTGCCGGCGACTGGTTGCTGGCAGCGCAGAACTGGGCGGCCAACACGGTCGGCTGGTACTACATGCTGGCGATGACGCTGTACCTGGTCTTCGTGGTGGTCACCGCCTTGTCCGGCTACGGCAAGATCAAGCTCGGTGCCGACCACGACGAACCCGAGTTCAGCTACCTGTCGTGGGCTGGCATGCTGTTCGCCGCTGGTATCAGCATCACCCTGTTTTTCTTCTGCGTTTCCGAGCCGCTGACCCACATGCTGCAGCCGCCCCAGGGTGAGGCGGGCACGGCCGAGGCCGGGCGCCAGGCCATGCAGATCCTGTTCCTGCACTGGGGCCTGCATGGCTGGGGCGTGTTCGCCTTCGTCGGCATGGCCCTGGCCTACTTCGCCTACCGGCACAACCTGCCGCTGGCCTTGCGGTCGGCGCTGTACCCGCTGATCGGCAAGCGCATCAACGGGCCGATCGGCTACGCGGTGGACGGCTTTGGCATCATTGCCACGGTGTTCGGCCTGGGTGCCGACATGGGCTTTGGCGTGCTGCACCTGAATGCCGGCCTCGATTACCTGTTCGGCATCAGCCATAGCCAGTGGGTGCAAGTGCTGCTGATCGTCCTGATGATGGGCGCGGCGGTCGCCGTGGCCGTCGCCGGGGTGGAGAAGGGCGTGCGGGTGATGAGCGACATCAACCTGTTCCTGGCCTGCGCGCTGTTGCTGTTCGTGCTGTTCGCCGGGCCTACCCAGCACCTGTTCAACACCTTGATCCAGAACCTTGGCGATTATCTCGGGGCCCTGCCGCGCAAGAGCTTCGATGTGTATGCCTACGGCGAGAACAGCGGCTGGCTGGGCGGCTGGACGGTGTTCTACTGGGCCTGGTGGATTGCCTGGGCGCCGTTCGTGGGGCTGTTCATCGCCCGTATCTCCCGCGGCCGTACCATTCGCGAGTTTGTCTTCGGCGTACTGCTGATTCCGCTGGGCTTCACCCTGGCGTGGATGTCGATCTTCGGCAACAGCGCCCTGGACCAGGTCATCAACCACGGCATGACCGCGCTGGGCCAGTCGGCGCTGGATAACCCGGCGATGAGCCTGTACTTGTTGCTGGAAACCTACCCCTGGAGCAAGACGGTGATCGCCGTGACGGTGTTCATCAGCTTCGTGTTCTTCGTCACTTCTGCCGACTCGGGCACCGTGGTGCTGTCGACCTTGTCGGCAACCGGGGGTGATGCCGACGAGGACGGGCCGAACTGGCTGCGGATCTTCTGGGGCGCGATGACGGCGCTGATCACCAGCGCGCTGCTGTTCGCCGGCAGCATCGATTCGCTGAAGTCGGCAGTGGTGCTGACTTCGCTGCCGTTCTCGCTGATCTTGCTGTGCATGATGTGGGGGCTGCACAAGGCGTTCTACCTGGAGTCGCAACGGCAGATCGCGCAGATGCACTCGCTGGCCCCGTTCGCGCAGTCTCGTCGCGGGCGCGGCGGCTGGCGTCAGCGCCTGAGCCAGGCGGTGCATTTCCCGTCGCGCGACGAGGTGTACCGCTTCATGGACGACGTGGTGCGCCCGGCAATCGCCGATGTGCGCGATGTGTTCGAGCAGAAGGGCCTGGTGCTGATTACCCAGGACGACCCGAGCCATGACAACGTCAGCCTGAAGATTGGCCATGGCGAAGAACAGCCGTTCATCTACCAGGTGCAGATGCGTGGCTACTTCACGCCATCGTTCGCCCTCGGTGGGCTGGGCACCCAGGAGTTGAAGAACCGTCGTTACTACCGGGCAGAGGTGCACCTGAGCGAAGGCAGCCAGAACTATGACCTGGTGGGCTATAGCAGGGAGCAGATCATCAACGACATCCTCGACCAGTACGAACGGCACATGCAGTTCCTGCACCTGGTCAGGTAA
- a CDS encoding OprD family porin translates to MYKSSLALAVALGVLAQQAGAAGFVEDSKLSLSSRTMYFNNDNREAHATGTAERPDQRESGQGFKLDYISGFTQGTVGFGVDAQALWGIHLDGGEGYHKSGFFPDDGKGSAAQWARFGANAKARFSKTEAHFGSALAPNLPILVSNDGRLLPQTFEGGTIQSKEIDNLTINAGQLTHAMGRASSNRTGLSVAGSNAESNKFRYGGLDYKLTPDLTLQYYYSNLEDFYKQHFLGATHVFKIADDQSFKTDLRYFDSSSDGKNGNDSAYNFNNNGGYAKNTGEIDNKTWSAMFTYTLGGHALMVGHQQVGDDGGFVWLNQGSLTNDSGTSEGAAGSSFYLFTDSMINQFARAGENTTFGQYSYDFAALGVPGLKASLAYLRGDDIRNKSGNGTYNEWERDARIDYTLQEGTFKGLGFSLRQGVYRGSGESSADQDQARFIVNYTYSFL, encoded by the coding sequence ATGTACAAGTCCAGCCTGGCCCTGGCCGTGGCATTGGGGGTTCTCGCCCAGCAAGCAGGCGCTGCCGGTTTCGTTGAAGACAGCAAACTGTCGCTCAGCTCGCGCACCATGTACTTCAACAACGACAACCGTGAAGCCCACGCTACCGGCACTGCTGAGCGTCCGGACCAGCGTGAGTCGGGCCAAGGCTTCAAGCTCGACTACATCTCGGGCTTTACCCAAGGCACCGTAGGCTTCGGTGTTGATGCCCAGGCGCTGTGGGGTATTCACCTGGATGGCGGCGAGGGTTACCACAAGTCCGGCTTCTTCCCGGATGACGGCAAAGGTTCCGCTGCCCAGTGGGCCCGTTTCGGTGCCAATGCCAAGGCGCGCTTCTCCAAGACTGAAGCGCATTTCGGTAGCGCGCTCGCACCGAACCTGCCGATCCTGGTTTCCAACGATGGTCGTCTGCTGCCACAAACCTTCGAGGGTGGCACCATCCAGTCGAAGGAAATCGACAACCTGACCATCAACGCCGGTCAGCTGACCCACGCCATGGGCCGTGCTTCGAGCAACCGTACCGGTCTGTCTGTTGCCGGTTCCAATGCCGAGAGCAACAAGTTCCGCTACGGTGGCCTGGACTACAAGCTCACTCCAGACCTGACCCTGCAGTACTACTACTCGAACCTGGAAGACTTCTACAAGCAGCACTTCCTGGGCGCCACCCACGTGTTCAAGATCGCTGACGACCAGTCGTTCAAGACCGACCTGCGCTACTTCGACAGCAGCAGCGACGGCAAGAATGGCAACGACAGCGCTTACAACTTCAACAACAACGGTGGCTACGCCAAGAACACCGGCGAGATCGACAACAAGACCTGGTCGGCCATGTTCACCTATACCCTGGGTGGCCACGCGCTGATGGTCGGCCACCAGCAGGTGGGTGACGACGGTGGCTTCGTATGGTTGAACCAGGGCAGCCTGACCAACGACAGCGGTACCTCCGAAGGCGCTGCAGGTTCCAGCTTCTACCTGTTCACCGACAGCATGATCAACCAGTTCGCCCGTGCTGGCGAAAACACTACCTTCGGTCAGTACTCCTATGACTTCGCGGCCCTGGGTGTGCCAGGCCTGAAGGCATCGCTTGCTTACCTGCGTGGTGACGATATCCGCAACAAGTCGGGCAACGGCACCTACAACGAATGGGAACGCGATGCGCGCATCGACTACACCCTTCAGGAAGGCACCTTCAAAGGCCTGGGCTTCAGCCTGCGCCAAGGCGTCTACCGTGGGTCCGGCGAGAGCAGCGCCGACCAGGATCAGGCTCGCTTCATCGTGAACTACACTTACAGCTTCCTGTAA
- the ssuE gene encoding NADPH-dependent FMN reductase produces the protein MLVVSIGGSPSTRSRSGVLLQRSRQWLQDRGVEVVTFQVRDFPAEDLLHARFDSPQVQHFQQLVAQADGLIVATPVYKASFAGALKTLLDLLPERALANKIVLPIATGGSIAHMLAVDYALKPVLSALKAQETLQGIFADDSQIAYADGSKPAQLVPALEQRLQDSLETFHVALARRPRPVAPGVLEERLISARWSI, from the coding sequence ATGTTGGTTGTCTCAATCGGTGGTAGCCCCAGTACCCGTTCACGCTCCGGCGTGCTGCTGCAGCGTTCGCGCCAGTGGCTGCAGGACCGTGGTGTCGAAGTGGTGACGTTCCAGGTACGCGACTTCCCCGCCGAAGACCTGCTGCATGCCCGTTTCGACAGCCCGCAGGTGCAGCATTTCCAGCAACTGGTAGCCCAGGCCGATGGCCTGATCGTTGCCACCCCGGTGTACAAGGCTTCTTTTGCCGGCGCCCTGAAAACCTTGCTTGACCTGCTGCCCGAGCGGGCCTTGGCCAACAAGATCGTGTTGCCGATCGCCACCGGCGGCAGTATCGCCCACATGCTGGCGGTGGATTACGCACTGAAACCCGTGCTGTCGGCACTCAAGGCGCAGGAGACCCTGCAAGGGATCTTCGCCGACGACAGCCAAATTGCCTACGCAGACGGCAGCAAGCCCGCGCAGCTGGTACCGGCGCTGGAACAACGCCTGCAGGATTCGCTGGAGACCTTCCACGTCGCCCTGGCCCGCCGGCCGCGCCCCGTGGCCCCCGGCGTGCTGGAAGAACGCCTGATCAGCGCTCGCTGGAGCATCTGA
- a CDS encoding peroxiredoxin, with product MSLKLGDIAPDFEQDSSAGKIRFHEWLGNSWGVLFSHPADFTPVCTTELGLTAKLKDEFAKRGVKAIALSVDPVDSHQRWIEDINETQNTVVNFPIIADADRKVSYLYDLIHPNASDTLTVRSLFVIDPNKKVRLTITYPASTGRNFNEILRVIDSLQLTDNHKVATPGNWQDGDEVVIVPSLKDEEEIRQRFPKGYRAVKPYLRLTPQPNR from the coding sequence ATGAGCCTCAAACTCGGTGATATCGCCCCCGATTTCGAACAGGATTCCAGCGCAGGCAAGATCCGTTTCCACGAATGGCTGGGCAATAGCTGGGGCGTGTTGTTCTCCCACCCGGCCGACTTCACCCCGGTGTGCACCACCGAGCTGGGCCTCACCGCCAAGCTCAAGGACGAATTCGCCAAGCGCGGGGTCAAGGCCATCGCCCTGTCGGTCGACCCGGTCGACTCGCACCAGCGCTGGATCGAGGACATCAACGAGACCCAGAACACCGTGGTCAACTTCCCGATCATCGCCGACGCCGACCGCAAGGTGTCCTACCTGTACGACCTGATCCATCCGAATGCCAGCGACACTCTCACCGTGCGCTCGCTGTTCGTTATCGACCCGAACAAGAAGGTGCGCCTGACCATCACCTATCCGGCCAGTACCGGGCGCAACTTCAACGAAATCCTGCGGGTGATCGACTCGCTGCAGCTGACTGACAACCACAAGGTGGCCACGCCTGGTAACTGGCAGGACGGTGACGAGGTGGTGATCGTGCCTTCGCTGAAGGACGAAGAGGAGATCAGGCAGCGCTTCCCCAAAGGTTACCGGGCAGTCAAACCCTACTTGCGTCTGACCCCGCAGCCTAATCGCTAA
- a CDS encoding sulfonate ABC transporter substrate-binding protein, which yields MRTVFLRRGLVALFAAAVSFGAITQAQAESLRIGYQKYGTLVLLKAKGTLEKRLAEQGVQVQWTEFPGGPQLLEGLNVGSIDFGVTGETPPVFAQAAGADLLYVAYEPPAPHSEAILLPKGSPVQSVKDLKGKKVALNKGSNVHYLLVRALQDAGLKYSDIQPVYLPPADARAAFERGSVDAWVIWDPYQAAAEQQLQARTLRDGKGLVDNHQFYLATRNYATQHPAVINTLIEEVRAVGQWSQANPQQVTEQVAPLLGLPADITLTSVKRQGYGAAALTPEVVAAQQKIADTFQALKLIPKPLSIKDVIWTPPAKVASAP from the coding sequence ATGCGCACAGTCTTCTTGCGTCGCGGTCTGGTCGCCCTGTTTGCGGCGGCTGTGTCCTTCGGCGCCATTACCCAAGCCCAGGCCGAGAGCCTGCGTATCGGCTATCAGAAATACGGCACCCTGGTGCTGCTCAAGGCCAAAGGCACGCTGGAGAAGCGCCTGGCCGAGCAGGGCGTGCAGGTGCAGTGGACCGAATTCCCCGGCGGCCCGCAGCTGCTTGAAGGGTTGAATGTCGGCTCCATCGATTTCGGTGTCACCGGCGAAACGCCGCCAGTGTTCGCCCAGGCCGCCGGTGCCGACCTGCTGTACGTCGCCTATGAGCCGCCAGCGCCGCACAGCGAGGCGATCCTGTTGCCGAAGGGTTCGCCGGTACAGTCGGTCAAGGACCTCAAGGGCAAGAAAGTCGCCCTCAACAAGGGCTCCAACGTGCACTACCTGCTGGTCCGCGCGCTGCAAGATGCTGGCCTCAAGTACAGCGACATCCAGCCCGTCTACCTGCCACCGGCCGACGCCCGCGCCGCCTTCGAGCGCGGCAGCGTCGATGCCTGGGTGATCTGGGACCCCTACCAGGCGGCTGCCGAGCAACAGCTGCAGGCGCGTACCCTGCGCGACGGCAAAGGGCTGGTCGACAACCACCAGTTCTACCTCGCTACCCGCAACTATGCGACCCAGCACCCGGCGGTGATCAACACCCTGATCGAAGAAGTCCGTGCGGTGGGCCAGTGGTCCCAGGCCAACCCGCAGCAGGTGACCGAGCAAGTCGCACCGCTGCTCGGCCTGCCCGCCGACATCACCCTGACCTCGGTCAAGCGCCAGGGCTATGGCGCCGCAGCGCTCACCCCGGAAGTGGTGGCCGCGCAACAGAAGATTGCCGACACGTTCCAGGCACTGAAGCTGATTCCCAAGCCGCTGAGCATCAAGGACGTGATCTGGACACCCCCGGCCAAGGTCGCCAGTGCGCCTTGA
- the tauA gene encoding taurine ABC transporter substrate-binding protein: protein MIPHAPLRLFAALTLASASWLAQAADLTVAYQTTVDPAKVAQVDGTYEKASKASIDWRKFDNGADVITAVASGDVQIGYLGSSPLAAAATRKLPVETFLIATQIGAGEALVARDGINTPQDLVGKKVAVPFVSTGHYSLLAALKSWNIDPSKVQILNLAPPAIIAAWKRGDIDATYVWDPALGVAKENGKVLITSGELAAKGAPTFDAWIVRKDFAAKHPDVVKAFAKVTLDAYADYRKDPKAWLANPDNVAKLAKLSGAKPTDIPVLLQGNVYPLAADQASALGTPTTQALTDTATFLKQQGKVDAVLPDYAPYVSAQYLPN, encoded by the coding sequence ATGATCCCGCACGCTCCGCTGCGCCTGTTCGCCGCCCTGACCCTCGCCAGCGCCAGCTGGCTGGCACAGGCTGCCGACCTGACCGTGGCCTACCAGACCACCGTCGACCCCGCCAAAGTCGCACAGGTCGACGGCACCTACGAAAAGGCCAGCAAGGCCAGCATCGACTGGCGCAAGTTCGATAATGGCGCCGACGTGATCACGGCCGTGGCCAGCGGCGATGTACAAATCGGCTACCTGGGCTCCAGCCCGCTGGCCGCCGCCGCCACCCGCAAGCTGCCGGTCGAAACCTTCCTCATCGCCACGCAGATTGGCGCCGGTGAGGCACTGGTCGCGCGCGATGGCATCAACACACCGCAAGACCTGGTCGGCAAGAAAGTTGCCGTGCCGTTCGTCTCCACCGGCCACTACAGCCTGCTGGCAGCGCTGAAAAGCTGGAACATCGACCCGTCCAAAGTGCAGATCCTCAACCTCGCACCGCCAGCAATCATTGCTGCCTGGAAGCGTGGCGACATCGACGCGACCTATGTATGGGACCCGGCCCTGGGCGTGGCCAAGGAGAACGGCAAGGTGCTGATTACCTCGGGCGAGCTGGCCGCAAAAGGCGCGCCGACCTTCGACGCGTGGATCGTGCGCAAGGACTTCGCCGCCAAGCACCCGGACGTGGTCAAGGCCTTCGCCAAGGTGACCCTCGACGCCTACGCCGACTACCGCAAGGACCCGAAAGCCTGGCTGGCCAACCCCGACAACGTCGCCAAGCTGGCCAAGCTGTCCGGTGCCAAGCCTACCGATATCCCGGTACTGCTGCAGGGCAACGTCTACCCGCTGGCAGCCGACCAGGCCAGTGCGCTGGGCACGCCGACCACCCAGGCGCTGACCGACACGGCCACATTCCTCAAGCAGCAAGGCAAGGTCGACGCGGTACTGCCGGACTACGCGCCATACGTCAGTGCCCAATACCTGCCCAACTAA